The following proteins come from a genomic window of Actinomycetota bacterium:
- a CDS encoding DJ-1/PfpI family protein: MPERILMVIAPDTFRDEEYTVPREVLERRTAEVVVASTRAGVCTGRFGTEALATLAIAEADLAGFDALVLVGGGGASVFFDDAHAHRLAREAASTGKVLAAICIAPSTLAHAGLLDGRRATAFESRAEDLVAHGAVWTGAPVEIDGAIVTANGPDAAAAFGMAVADLLGLP, translated from the coding sequence ATGCCGGAACGCATCCTGATGGTCATAGCCCCGGACACCTTCCGCGACGAGGAGTACACCGTCCCCCGCGAGGTGCTCGAGCGCCGCACCGCCGAGGTCGTGGTCGCGAGCACGCGCGCGGGCGTCTGCACCGGTCGTTTCGGTACGGAGGCGCTCGCCACCCTCGCCATCGCCGAGGCGGACCTCGCCGGCTTCGACGCGCTCGTGCTCGTCGGTGGCGGCGGCGCGAGCGTGTTCTTCGACGACGCGCACGCGCATCGCCTCGCGCGCGAAGCGGCCTCGACCGGCAAGGTGCTCGCCGCCATCTGCATCGCGCCCTCGACGCTGGCGCACGCCGGGCTGCTCGACGGCAGACGCGCCACGGCGTTCGAGAGCCGCGCAGAGGACCTGGTCGCGCACGGCGCGGTCTGGACCGGTGCGCCGGTCGAGATCGACGGAGCGATCGTGACCGCGAACGGCCCGGATGCCGCCGCCGCGTTCGGGATGGCCGTCGCCGACCTCCTCGGCCTGCCCTGA
- a CDS encoding DUF3221 domain-containing protein, whose amino-acid sequence MKRTTLVLTALALASGLAGCDAIRSAMPPKPPERPADMSGAVTTIDKTPAAGDVLGSMLVEDPNGTDKAQVTVTAKTTVFVKMTDKTGAATFADLMTGDRVQVWFTGPVAESYPVQGTAEAIVVVP is encoded by the coding sequence ATGAAGCGAACCACACTCGTCCTGACGGCGTTGGCGCTGGCGTCCGGCCTTGCCGGCTGCGACGCGATCCGCTCGGCGATGCCGCCGAAACCGCCCGAGCGCCCAGCCGACATGAGCGGTGCTGTCACCACCATCGACAAGACGCCCGCAGCCGGCGACGTCCTCGGGAGCATGCTGGTGGAGGACCCGAACGGCACCGACAAGGCCCAGGTCACCGTGACCGCGAAGACCACGGTCTTCGTGAAGATGACCGACAAGACCGGGGCGGCCACGTTCGCGGACCTCATGACCGGCGATCGCGTGCAGGTGTGGTTCACCGGACCGGTGGCCGAGTCCTACCCGGTGCAGGGCACCGCCGAGGCGATCGTGGTCGTGCCATAG